Proteins encoded in a region of the Spiroplasma endosymbiont of Amphimallon solstitiale genome:
- a CDS encoding ABC transporter ATP-binding protein, producing MQVNIEKQNLQYAVEMEGITKVFLDTIIANNNISIKIKKGEIHALVGENGAGKSTLMSILFGLYQPTKGIIKINGKEVVISGPIRAGELGIGMVHQHFKLVDNFTILQNIILGSEPVHKWQWINYKKAKSKILEISKKYKLDIKLNLKIENASVGMQQRVEILKVLYRGASIIVLDEPTAVLTPQEITSLLTIIEELRRDGKTIIFISHKLEEVKQVADNVTVIRLGKVIETFESKSKTKEEIATLMVGRDLVDIRNQGNVVLGPVLLKIDNLFVHKIGNRKSIMGLSDFSLEVKSREIVAIAGIEGNGQTELISAITGLIKPEKGDIFFGNKNMKHSSIQSLYKSGLSHIPEDRHKYGLVLDYNVIDNMVLQNISEYPFSKHGLIRSKAIQSYAQNIINNYDVRGSKSGFALVRGLSGGNQQKAVVGRELTRKHKILVVAQPTRGLDIGAIEYIHSRILDEKNEGNAVLLISYELSEVMSLADRIVVLHGGKITGNVSAKNVTREQLGLMMAGQKMLMEGNEDNV from the coding sequence ATGCAAGTAAATATTGAAAAACAGAACTTACAATATGCTGTTGAAATGGAAGGTATTACTAAAGTTTTTTTAGATACTATTATTGCTAACAATAATATTTCTATTAAAATTAAAAAAGGAGAAATTCATGCTTTGGTTGGCGAGAATGGTGCAGGTAAATCGACACTAATGTCAATCTTATTTGGACTATATCAACCAACAAAAGGTATTATTAAAATTAATGGTAAAGAAGTAGTAATATCAGGACCAATTAGAGCAGGTGAATTAGGTATTGGAATGGTACATCAACATTTTAAATTAGTTGATAACTTCACTATTTTACAAAATATTATTTTAGGTAGTGAACCAGTTCATAAATGACAGTGAATTAATTATAAAAAAGCTAAATCTAAAATTTTAGAAATTTCAAAAAAATATAAATTAGACATTAAACTTAATTTAAAAATTGAGAATGCTAGTGTTGGTATGCAACAACGTGTTGAAATTTTAAAAGTTCTTTATCGTGGTGCTAGTATTATTGTACTTGATGAACCAACCGCGGTTTTAACACCACAAGAAATTACTAGTTTATTAACAATTATTGAAGAACTTAGACGTGATGGTAAAACTATTATTTTTATTAGTCATAAATTAGAAGAGGTTAAACAAGTTGCTGATAATGTTACAGTAATTCGTTTAGGTAAAGTTATTGAAACTTTTGAATCTAAGAGTAAAACTAAAGAAGAAATTGCTACTTTGATGGTTGGTAGAGATTTAGTTGATATTAGAAATCAAGGTAATGTTGTATTAGGGCCAGTATTATTAAAAATTGATAATTTATTTGTTCATAAAATTGGTAATAGGAAATCAATAATGGGTCTTTCTGATTTTAGTTTAGAAGTTAAGTCACGAGAAATTGTGGCTATTGCTGGTATTGAAGGTAATGGTCAAACTGAATTAATTTCAGCAATTACTGGTTTAATTAAGCCAGAAAAAGGTGATATTTTTTTTGGTAATAAGAATATGAAACACAGTTCAATTCAAAGTTTATATAAAAGTGGTTTAAGTCATATTCCTGAAGATCGTCATAAATATGGACTTGTTTTAGATTATAATGTTATTGATAATATGGTTTTACAAAATATTAGCGAATATCCTTTTTCTAAGCATGGTTTGATTCGCAGTAAAGCTATTCAATCTTATGCACAAAATATTATTAATAATTATGATGTTCGTGGTAGTAAAAGTGGTTTTGCTTTAGTTAGAGGTTTGTCAGGTGGTAATCAACAAAAAGCGGTTGTTGGTAGAGAATTAACAAGAAAACATAAAATTTTAGTTGTTGCTCAGCCAACACGTGGCTTGGATATTGGTGCTATTGAATATATTCATAGTCGTATTCTTGATGAAAAAAATGAAGGTAATGCAGTATTATTAATTTCTTATGAATTATCAGAAGTTATGTCATTAGCAGATCGAATTGTTGTTTTACATGGTGGTAAAATTACTGGTAATGTTAGTGCTAAAAATGTTACTCGTGAACAATTAGGATTAATGATGGCGGGACAAAAAATGTTAATGGAAGGAAATGAAGATAATGTTTAA
- a CDS encoding ABC transporter permease, whose product MEALKIILEHSSLIFVVLVLGALSGLISERAGVVNIGIEGMMTIGALAFSSFGKNIGVNWGNWSQIVALLVGGLAGMGFACFHAFASVTLKSDQIISGVAINILAAAIAVFVVQLPGNNGFISLTNIYQLPKIGNNEFFNLYLFLAIIVLVSIAIILKYTKWGLHHVATGENPNAVDAAGINVIKQRYVAVLLSGFLAGIAGGIFPMYASQTFRGTVSGNGFIALAILIFGQWRVPLITIGAALFAIVETTGARITFLPNIPQWISSNSDVWNILPFVTSLLVLVFTSKWSKTPKALGIAFNKSKR is encoded by the coding sequence ATGGAAGCACTCAAAATAATTCTTGAACATTCTAGTTTAATTTTTGTTGTTTTAGTACTTGGTGCATTATCTGGATTAATTTCAGAACGTGCTGGTGTTGTTAATATTGGTATTGAAGGAATGATGACAATTGGTGCTCTTGCTTTTTCTTCATTTGGGAAAAATATAGGTGTTAATTGAGGTAATTGATCACAAATTGTTGCTTTATTAGTAGGTGGATTAGCGGGAATGGGATTTGCTTGTTTCCATGCTTTTGCATCAGTTACTTTAAAATCTGATCAAATTATTTCTGGCGTTGCAATTAATATTTTAGCAGCAGCAATTGCAGTTTTTGTTGTTCAGTTACCAGGGAATAATGGTTTTATTTCATTAACAAATATTTATCAATTACCAAAAATTGGTAATAATGAATTTTTTAATTTATATTTATTTTTAGCAATTATAGTTTTAGTAAGTATTGCTATTATTTTAAAATATACTAAATGAGGATTACATCATGTTGCGACTGGTGAAAATCCCAATGCGGTTGATGCTGCAGGAATTAATGTTATTAAACAACGATATGTTGCTGTATTATTATCTGGTTTTTTAGCAGGAATTGCTGGTGGTATTTTTCCAATGTATGCTAGTCAAACTTTTCGTGGGACAGTTAGTGGAAATGGTTTTATTGCTTTAGCTATTTTAATTTTTGGACAATGAAGGGTACCATTGATTACAATTGGTGCTGCCTTATTTGCTATTGTTGAAACAACAGGTGCCAGAATTACGTTTTTACCAAATATTCCTCAATGAATATCAAGTAATTCTGATGTATGGAATATATTGCCTTTTGTAACATCTTTATTAGTTTTAGTATTTACATCAAAATGAAGTAAAACACCAAAAGCATTGGGTATTGCTTTCAATAAATCTAAACGATAA
- a CDS encoding ABC transporter permease subunit — protein sequence MFKQKTWFLKRRSRLYLGSKEMNSSLTKFKGSIFAIIFGLIIACFVIIGSGQNAFTYFQLLLTYAFTSWPANNWDNTLVWWAIYIVAGLALVISFRSGMFNIGVAGQMLAAGAVVIAIGVRYDLSQPLAIISALFAGVLAAILVALVTVLLKVFFNVHEVVTSILLNWTIWYLVKWLFKINKDLYDADHGTSASIHDSMSMSINGYNCILPLLISIILIITVWFLLKKTTLGYKIRTVGLNPFAAVYSGINHKHYCITSFVISGALAGVMAVIYYIAKNPSISFLTDDLPTIGFDSIAVALVGQINPIGVVGSAFLWGLIKSGGSIGSVLTLPTATGDIIFGVIIYSAACAVLLSRLQPIKFLIRYLNIAFDGEKRKVTNSFIAKMYYHFIENFKIKRQYNKLKSDLIKEKNNKINHLKIEYNKSLSDYESKVKNLKQNLSQEINKLKQELSDQLKSLKNQLVKTNDKKLKEQLILKKCQLQITYKIEIKELIKKYKIDKEQLKGKYNKSLSDYESKVKNLKQNLSQEINKLKQELSDQLKSLKNQLVKTNDKKLKEQLILKKCQLQITYKIEIKELIKKYKIDKEQLKGKYNKSLSDYESKVKNLKQNLSQEINKLKQELSDQLKSLKNQLVKTNDKKLKEQLILKKCQLQITYKIDKEQLKGKYNKILWDDKSVVKNLKQNLSQEINKVNSDINLQLQAVINNKNDKVDVNWAQFFQENKALNHYIYKQYNAIWKKGKIGNWNNFQQEIKTIYGESLNMYINEKMKYENNVYNYKQDLIREIVLLKKQKAILDKSRVKDLKLNLYREINKLKQELSDELKSLKNQTVKTDDKKIKKQLILAKHQLQTNYKNNVKELIKNYKIDKQQLKSQIIPINSNINILTKQFIKKAEIEKTTFINKFTDIFKNEQQAIMKIKTERTGGKS from the coding sequence ATGTTTAAACAAAAAACATGATTTTTAAAACGACGAAGTCGTTTATATCTTGGTTCAAAAGAAATGAATAGTAGTCTTACTAAATTTAAGGGTTCAATTTTTGCCATTATTTTTGGATTAATTATTGCTTGTTTTGTTATAATTGGTTCAGGTCAAAATGCTTTTACTTATTTTCAGTTGTTATTAACATATGCTTTTACAAGTTGGCCAGCTAATAATTGAGATAATACTTTAGTTTGATGAGCAATTTATATTGTAGCAGGATTAGCACTAGTTATTTCTTTCCGCTCAGGAATGTTTAATATTGGAGTTGCGGGTCAAATGTTAGCAGCAGGAGCTGTTGTTATCGCAATTGGTGTCCGTTATGACTTATCACAACCATTAGCTATAATTAGCGCGCTTTTTGCTGGAGTATTAGCAGCAATATTGGTGGCGTTGGTAACAGTGTTATTAAAAGTTTTTTTTAATGTTCATGAGGTTGTTACTTCTATTTTATTAAATTGAACAATTTGATATTTAGTAAAATGACTATTTAAAATCAATAAAGATTTATATGATGCTGATCATGGAACATCAGCAAGTATTCATGATAGTATGAGTATGAGTATTAATGGTTATAATTGTATACTACCATTATTAATTTCTATTATTTTAATAATAACAGTTTGATTCTTATTGAAAAAAACAACTTTAGGTTATAAAATTCGAACAGTAGGTTTAAATCCGTTTGCTGCGGTTTATAGTGGTATTAATCATAAACATTATTGCATAACATCATTTGTTATTTCAGGAGCATTAGCAGGAGTAATGGCTGTTATTTATTACATTGCCAAAAATCCTTCAATTAGTTTTTTAACTGATGATTTACCAACTATTGGTTTTGATAGTATAGCTGTTGCCTTAGTTGGTCAAATTAATCCAATAGGTGTTGTGGGTTCTGCTTTTCTTTGAGGTTTAATTAAGAGTGGTGGTTCAATTGGTTCAGTATTAACATTACCAACAGCAACTGGTGATATTATTTTTGGTGTTATTATTTATTCAGCTGCTTGTGCAGTTTTATTATCTCGTTTACAGCCAATTAAATTTTTAATTCGTTATTTAAATATAGCCTTTGATGGAGAAAAACGAAAAGTTACAAATAGTTTTATTGCCAAGATGTACTATCATTTTATTGAAAATTTTAAAATAAAGAGACAATATAATAAGTTAAAATCAGATTTAATTAAAGAAAAAAATAATAAAATTAATCACTTAAAGATAGAATATAATAAATCATTATCAGATTATGAGTCAAAAGTTAAAAATTTAAAACAAAATCTTTCACAAGAAATTAATAAATTGAAACAAGAATTAAGTGATCAATTAAAGTCATTAAAAAATCAATTAGTTAAAACTAATGATAAAAAATTAAAAGAACAATTAATTTTAAAAAAATGTCAACTTCAAATTACTTATAAAATTGAAATTAAGGAATTAATTAAAAAATATAAAATTGATAAAGAACAATTAAAAGGAAAATATAATAAATCATTATCAGATTATGAGTCAAAAGTTAAAAATTTAAAACAAAATCTTTCACAAGAAATTAATAAATTGAAACAAGAATTAAGTGATCAATTAAAGTCATTAAAAAATCAATTAGTTAAAACTAATGATAAAAAATTAAAAGAACAATTAATTTTAAAAAAATGTCAACTTCAAATTACTTATAAAATTGAAATTAAGGAATTAATTAAAAAATATAAAATTGATAAAGAACAATTAAAAGGAAAATATAATAAATCATTATCAGATTATGAGTCAAAAGTTAAAAATTTAAAACAAAATCTTTCACAAGAAATTAATAAATTGAAACAAGAATTAAGTGATCAATTAAAGTCATTAAAAAATCAATTAGTTAAAACTAATGATAAAAAATTAAAAGAACAATTAATTTTAAAAAAATGTCAACTTCAAATTACTTATAAAATTGATAAAGAACAATTAAAAGGAAAATATAATAAAATACTATGAGATGATAAGTCAGTAGTTAAAAATTTAAAACAAAATCTTTCGCAAGAAATTAATAAAGTTAATAGTGATATCAACTTACAGTTACAAGCAGTTATTAATAATAAAAATGATAAAGTTGATGTTAATTGAGCACAATTTTTCCAAGAAAATAAAGCTTTAAATCATTATATATATAAACAATATAATGCAATTTGAAAAAAAGGTAAAATTGGTAATTGAAATAATTTTCAACAAGAAATAAAAACGATTTATGGTGAAAGTTTAAATATGTATATTAATGAAAAAATGAAATATGAAAATAATGTTTATAATTATAAGCAAGATTTAATTCGAGAAATAGTATTATTAAAAAAACAAAAAGCAATATTAGATAAGTCAAGAGTAAAAGACTTAAAATTAAATCTTTATCGAGAAATTAATAAATTGAAACAAGAATTAAGTGATGAATTAAAGTCATTAAAAAATCAAACAGTTAAAACTGACGATAAAAAAATAAAAAAACAATTAATTTTAGCAAAACATCAACTTCAAACTAATTATAAAAATAATGTTAAAGAGTTAATTAAAAATTATAAAATTGACAAACAGCAATTAAAAAGTCAAATTATCCCAATTAATAGTAATATTAATATATTAACTAAACAATTTATTAAAAAAGCGGAAATTGAAAAGACAACTTTTATTAATAAATTTACTGATATATTTAAAAATGAACAACAAGCAATTATGAAAATAAAAACTGAAAGAACAGGAGGAAAAAGTTAA
- a CDS encoding IS256 family transposase produces the protein MAKKQNINNNDPISKAVDLLLENTEDLTTVFKEGGLYKELTKRLVEKMLNSEMQNYLGYEKNQHSNTENARNGTSSKKLITQQGKIEIDVPRDRNSDFTPVIVAKRQRRFDGFDQQVLSLYAKGMTLSDIRMQLQELYHGADISESVISQITDDVIDDVKTWQNRPLESIYPIVYFDCIVVKVRQDKRIINKSVYIALGVDLEGKKDVLGLWISENEGAKFWLANFTEMKNRGLNDILIACSDNLTGMSEAIQAVYPKTEHQLCIVHQIRNSLKYVSYKHRKTLVTDLKPIYSACSEEQAMQALESFESKWNKQYPQIAKSWYKNWENLMIFISYPAEIKRVIYTTNAIESVNSQLRKVIRNKKAFPNDMSVFKIFYLAIENITKKWTLPIQNWNTAIAHFMIKFEDRINLN, from the coding sequence ATGGCTAAAAAACAAAATATTAATAATAATGATCCAATATCAAAAGCAGTAGATTTATTATTAGAAAATACTGAAGATTTAACAACAGTTTTTAAAGAAGGGGGTTTATATAAAGAATTAACAAAACGTTTAGTTGAAAAAATGTTGAATTCTGAAATGCAAAATTATTTAGGATATGAAAAAAATCAACATAGTAATACTGAAAATGCTCGTAATGGTACAAGTTCAAAAAAATTAATAACTCAACAAGGTAAAATTGAGATTGATGTACCAAGAGATCGCAATAGTGATTTTACTCCTGTAATAGTTGCAAAAAGACAGCGAAGATTTGATGGTTTTGATCAACAAGTGCTTTCACTATATGCAAAAGGTATGACTCTATCTGACATTAGAATGCAGTTACAAGAGTTATATCATGGTGCTGATATTAGTGAAAGTGTTATTAGTCAAATTACTGATGATGTTATTGATGATGTCAAAACATGACAAAATCGACCATTAGAAAGCATTTATCCGATTGTTTATTTTGATTGTATAGTAGTTAAAGTTCGACAAGATAAACGGATTATTAATAAATCAGTTTATATAGCATTAGGAGTTGATTTAGAAGGTAAAAAAGATGTTTTAGGCTTATGAATTAGTGAAAATGAAGGTGCTAAATTTTGATTAGCTAATTTCACAGAAATGAAAAATCGAGGCTTAAATGATATTTTGATTGCTTGTAGTGATAATTTAACAGGCATGTCAGAAGCAATACAAGCAGTTTATCCTAAAACAGAACATCAATTATGCATTGTTCATCAAATTCGAAATAGTTTAAAATATGTTTCATACAAACATCGAAAAACTCTAGTTACAGATTTAAAACCAATTTATAGTGCATGTAGTGAAGAACAAGCAATGCAAGCTTTAGAATCATTTGAAAGTAAATGAAATAAACAATATCCCCAAATTGCTAAATCTTGATATAAAAATTGAGAAAATTTGATGATTTTTATTAGTTATCCTGCAGAAATCAAAAGAGTAATTTATACAACAAATGCTATTGAATCTGTTAATAGTCAATTACGAAAAGTTATTAGAAACAAAAAAGCTTTTCCTAATGATATGTCAGTTTTTAAAATATTTTATTTAGCAATTGAAAATATAACAAAAAAATGAACATTGCCTATTCAAAATTGAAATACAGCAATTGCTCATTTTATGATAAAATTTGAAGATAGAATTAATCTGAACTAG
- a CDS encoding BMP family ABC transporter substrate-binding protein yields the protein MRKIFTVFSAISLSVIMILPIIACNSQFNDPNIYRITVVTDGHTINDASFNESSYNAALKFKQEFNDWTHSDYVDPQYKNKRVEVSWDNPQLTNTDDLMTSYNKAVFINSKVIIASGFLHHNALVKAQNTILKHKVKFIFIDGDTPKKEVPKSNKQLAGLLYKAEQSGFLAGLAGAIWLTAHANQYGGLDNLKMSTYGGLDIPAVTNYMYGYYWTLQFFNNKFKNKEDEEKLISWVKILNSDFKESLPNIKFITSGTQFSGDFTQGSKGSQAINDDLARQKTNIIFPVAGPQTEDTLSSLKKSGQGKIIGVDTDQQLQYPQSADRFITSAEKDLISSIKLMLWKSVGKTDQNPEHPTDPTADQTFIDDAPYRGGPNFTGIAPNKAIKDGDKDIYTPLMTETTNWLDKISAGWQKVLNLKDHYWINGIKKEYDPFK from the coding sequence ATGCGTAAAATTTTTACTGTATTTAGTGCAATATCATTGTCAGTAATAATGATATTACCAATCATTGCTTGCAATAGTCAGTTTAATGATCCAAATATTTATCGAATAACTGTTGTAACTGATGGACATACTATTAATGATGCTTCTTTTAATGAATCATCATATAATGCTGCCCTCAAGTTTAAACAAGAGTTTAATGATTGAACACATAGTGATTATGTTGATCCTCAATATAAAAATAAAAGAGTTGAGGTTTCTTGAGATAATCCCCAATTAACTAATACTGATGATTTAATGACATCATATAATAAAGCAGTTTTCATAAACAGTAAAGTAATTATTGCTTCAGGATTTTTACATCATAATGCTTTGGTTAAAGCACAAAATACTATTTTAAAACATAAAGTGAAATTTATTTTTATTGATGGTGATACTCCAAAAAAAGAAGTACCAAAATCTAATAAACAATTGGCTGGTTTACTTTACAAAGCAGAACAATCAGGCTTTTTAGCCGGATTGGCAGGGGCAATATGGTTAACTGCTCATGCTAATCAATATGGTGGACTTGATAATTTAAAAATGTCAACCTATGGTGGACTTGATATTCCAGCAGTTACTAATTATATGTATGGTTATTATTGAACCCTACAATTTTTTAATAATAAATTTAAAAATAAAGAAGATGAAGAAAAATTAATATCATGAGTTAAAATTTTAAATTCAGATTTTAAAGAATCATTACCAAATATTAAATTTATAACTTCAGGTACTCAATTTAGTGGTGATTTTACTCAAGGTTCAAAAGGTTCACAAGCAATTAATGATGATCTTGCTCGACAAAAAACTAATATTATTTTTCCAGTAGCAGGACCACAAACCGAAGATACTTTATCATCATTAAAAAAATCTGGTCAAGGTAAAATTATTGGTGTTGATACAGATCAACAACTTCAATATCCACAATCTGCAGATAGGTTTATTACTTCTGCAGAAAAAGATTTAATTAGTTCAATTAAACTTATGCTCTGAAAATCAGTTGGTAAAACTGATCAGAATCCAGAGCATCCAACTGATCCAACTGCCGATCAAACATTTATTGATGATGCACCATACAGAGGTGGGCCTAATTTTACTGGAATAGCACCAAATAAAGCAATTAAAGATGGTGATAAAGATATTTACACACCATTAATGACAGAAACTACTAATTGATTAGATAAAATTTCTGCTGGATGACAAAAAGTACTCAATTTAAAAGATCATTATTGAATTAATGGTATTAAAAAAGAATATGATCCATTTAAATAA
- a CDS encoding BMP family ABC transporter substrate-binding protein produces the protein MKYFLKLLIITLLINSSSVGLIGCSIPSVGDIWIITDGGDLFDKAFNQQVLEGSKEFTKTFNDNRSMISNLPGNEVWKNKRMKTRWIISRDSTVSTLQNNYNLATFAGAKTIIVVGFNHLGALTTAIQNQYKKLGVRFILVDAKLEKPVDVACLSYSAEQSGFLSGLAGAIWLAANHETYDDNGLKMSTFGGLPANTIVSYMMGYYWGVYYFNKYRNSNDNLLEMTNAIRIKEGKEKIEKWTNKFDIHFDKIAKQFTGSFESGTKSSKAITSQLIDGYKDDIVMPVAGAQTIDLVSAVKNSTTNSKAKIIGVDVDQSVQYSYAKDIFITSALKGIHKSVNTWLWHSFNLDYNEDGIKPINGEQYFDGSIPQPALGGQQYLGIANNDSISAIYNNLIIDSNDYWRLAQKITDAYNKLVADLANDSTRDKWENAWKNYVDESVEKYKPQF, from the coding sequence ATGAAATATTTTTTAAAATTATTAATTATTACTTTGTTAATAAATAGTTCATCAGTAGGATTAATTGGATGTAGTATTCCTAGTGTTGGTGATATTTGAATAATTACTGATGGTGGTGATTTATTTGATAAAGCTTTTAATCAGCAAGTATTAGAAGGTTCAAAAGAGTTTACTAAAACATTTAATGATAATCGTAGTATGATTAGTAATTTACCCGGTAATGAAGTTTGAAAAAATAAAAGAATGAAAACGCGTTGAATTATTTCACGAGATAGTACCGTTTCAACTTTACAAAATAATTATAATTTAGCAACATTTGCTGGCGCTAAAACAATTATTGTTGTTGGGTTTAATCATCTTGGTGCATTAACAACAGCTATTCAAAATCAATATAAAAAGTTAGGTGTTCGTTTTATTTTAGTTGATGCTAAATTAGAAAAACCAGTTGATGTAGCGTGTTTAAGTTATTCAGCAGAACAATCAGGGTTTTTATCAGGATTAGCAGGAGCAATATGATTAGCTGCTAATCATGAAACATATGATGATAATGGTTTAAAAATGTCAACTTTTGGTGGTTTACCAGCTAATACTATTGTTAGTTATATGATGGGTTATTATTGAGGTGTATATTATTTTAATAAATATCGTAATAGCAATGATAATTTATTGGAAATGACTAATGCCATTAGAATTAAAGAGGGTAAGGAAAAAATTGAAAAATGAACTAATAAATTTGATATTCATTTTGATAAAATTGCTAAACAATTTACAGGTAGTTTTGAATCCGGTACAAAATCATCAAAAGCGATAACTTCACAATTAATTGATGGATATAAAGATGATATTGTAATGCCTGTTGCAGGAGCACAAACAATTGATTTAGTATCAGCTGTTAAAAACTCTACTACTAATAGCAAAGCAAAAATTATTGGTGTCGATGTTGATCAAAGTGTTCAATATAGTTATGCTAAAGATATTTTTATTACATCAGCTTTAAAAGGAATTCATAAGTCAGTTAATACTTGATTATGACATTCTTTTAATTTAGATTATAATGAGGATGGTATTAAACCTATTAATGGTGAACAATACTTTGATGGCAGCATACCACAACCAGCATTAGGTGGTCAGCAATATCTTGGAATTGCTAATAATGATTCTATTAGTGCTATTTATAATAACTTAATTATTGATAGTAATGATTATTGACGTTTAGCACAAAAAATAACTGATGCTTATAATAAATTAGTTGCTGATTTAGCTAATGATTCTACTCGTGATAAGTGAGAAAATGCTTGAAAAAATTATGTTGATGAAAGTGTTGAAAAGTATAAACCACAGTTTTAA
- a CDS encoding helix-turn-helix transcriptional regulator, giving the protein MAIEVEIRRIRLRLGWTQAYLGKLVGVRQATISRIESNAKNSSWGIIHKILLALLVDMNDIKGFTHDFVLKENDFELFIKLLMANSQLKTNILYNPVHCARIMMHIIEELLILMKNMVKIKYKKIVNKY; this is encoded by the coding sequence ATGGCAATTGAAGTAGAAATTAGGCGTATACGTCTAAGACTTGGTTGAACGCAAGCATATTTGGGGAAATTAGTAGGTGTTCGTCAAGCAACAATTAGTAGAATTGAGAGTAATGCTAAAAATTCTTCATGAGGAATAATTCATAAAATTCTTTTAGCATTATTAGTAGATATGAATGATATAAAAGGTTTTACGCATGATTTTGTATTAAAAGAAAATGATTTTGAACTATTTATTAAACTGTTAATGGCTAATTCACAATTAAAAACTAATATTTTATATAATCCTGTTCATTGTGCACGAATTATGATGCATATAATAGAGGAATTATTAATTTTGATGAAAAATATGGTAAAAATAAAGTATAAAAAAATTGTAAATAAATATTAA
- a CDS encoding Mbov_0401 family ICE element transposase-like protein, translating into MNFLENELNYDELDNQIINNGLNYFTNLLKAYDDFWHQNIYDKSKHKYVKTAPRSPNTQYGKINNFYRRGYLILETNKYYYPLDDYIKLKKRKRTLTSLEHTIIKNSGNGKRQSDVQDILKNSNFSKTYMTNVMKNAVINVQEIKEKKVVLPNEKLFINMDDCFISSLFNNKKQKNRIRTISANKGKDLEKSTKSRNVLKDKKITYMKTKNGQRIKRQELIDKIYEFLDLQFFYNKSSLVFIGDGAPWIKTTAKKENIPYVIDRHHAFKALKKGFIINRKVDNKKLTNAYNLFVNGEYYQLLDYLKENNVNEEIYKYFKNNKDGVINQKENWNQGVCAESDVSHLVKSLKGYGAKIYNDKVLDNMLIINSARINKLKLLL; encoded by the coding sequence ATGAATTTTCTAGAAAATGAACTTAATTATGATGAACTTGATAATCAAATTATTAATAATGGTTTAAATTATTTCACAAATCTATTAAAAGCATATGATGATTTTTGACATCAAAATATATATGATAAAAGTAAACATAAATATGTTAAAACTGCTCCAAGAAGTCCAAATACTCAATATGGTAAAATAAATAATTTTTATCGTAGAGGTTATTTAATATTAGAAACTAATAAATATTATTATCCTTTAGATGATTATATAAAACTTAAAAAAAGAAAAAGAACACTTACTAGTTTAGAACATACAATAATAAAAAATTCAGGTAATGGTAAAAGACAATCTGATGTTCAAGATATATTAAAAAATAGTAATTTTTCTAAAACATATATGACTAATGTAATGAAAAATGCAGTAATAAATGTTCAAGAAATAAAAGAAAAGAAAGTAGTATTACCAAATGAAAAATTATTTATAAATATGGATGATTGTTTTATATCTTCATTATTTAATAATAAAAAACAAAAAAATCGTATTCGTACAATTAGTGCAAATAAAGGTAAAGATTTAGAAAAATCTACTAAAAGTAGAAACGTTTTAAAAGATAAAAAAATTACTTATATGAAAACTAAAAATGGTCAAAGAATTAAAAGACAAGAATTAATTGATAAAATTTATGAATTTCTTGATTTACAATTTTTTTATAATAAAAGTAGTTTAGTATTTATTGGTGATGGTGCACCTTGAATTAAAACTACTGCTAAAAAAGAAAATATTCCTTATGTAATTGATAGACATCATGCATTTAAAGCACTTAAAAAAGGATTTATTATTAATAGAAAAGTAGATAATAAAAAATTAACAAATGCATATAATTTATTTGTTAATGGTGAATATTATCAATTATTAGATTATTTAAAAGAAAATAATGTAAATGAAGAAATATATAAATATTTTAAAAATAATAAAGATGGTGTTATAAATCAAAAAGAAAATTGAAATCAAGGAGTTTGTGCTGAAAGTGATGTATCACATCTTGTTAAATCTTTAAAAGGATATGGTGCTAAAATTTATAATGATAAAGTACTTGATAATATGCTTATAATTAATTCAGCAAGAATTAATAAGTTAAAACTTTTACTTTAA